From one Pseudopipra pipra isolate bDixPip1 chromosome 2, bDixPip1.hap1, whole genome shotgun sequence genomic stretch:
- the LOC135407297 gene encoding uncharacterized protein LOC135407297 produces the protein MAPWEPPWGLEMTTHPSSSAWWAGIRAPPASPCSSRSDNTHHGCGARREGGNYTHARACGLSVRTWGHTHIPPPPQFPPPRAPRSSQRRCCIPATPEGPERPLRSGSCRGGPAGAPPLLLLALPSPGPAGENTELPPFSTAGGHYSILEDMVPPALSATVIIIVTTVISLIMDLEFCHYYQVFSLGETERTQDLGNCLNLSSFEIVKTNWTHFWNSKGKPLLSIHRNLNDTLHLASYQRSK, from the exons ATGGCTCCCTGGGAGCCCCCCTGGGGGCTGGAGATGACAACTCACCCATCTTCCTCTGCCTGGTGGGCAGGAATACGGGCACCCCCTGCATCCCCATGTAGTAGCAGAAGTGATAACACCCACCACGGCTGTGGGGCACGGCGGGAAGGAGGGAACTACACCCACGCCAGAGCCTGTGGGCTGTCTGTGAGGACgtggggacacacacacattcccCCGCCGCCGCAGTTCCCGCctccccgcgctccccgcagctCACAGCGCCGCTGCTGCATCCCCGCTACCCCCGAGGGCCCCGAGCGCCCTCTCCGGAGCGGGTCATGTCGGGGGGGACCGGCCGGGGccccgccgctgctgctgctggcgcTGCCCAGCCCGGGGCCGGCGG GTGAGAACACAGAGTTGCCTCCCTTCTCCACAGCAGGAGGACACTACTCCATTTTGGAAGACATGGTGCCGCCAGCTCTTAGTGCTACAGTCATTATCATTGTCACCACTGTCATATCG TTAATAATGGATTTGGAGTTCTGCCATTATTACCAAGTGTTCTCTCTTGGTGAGACAGAAAGAACCCAGGACCTTGGGAATTGTCTGAATTTGTCATCTTTTGAAATTGTAAAGACAAACTGGACACACTTTTGGAATTCCAAAGGCAAGCCTTTGCTCTCCATACACAGAAATCTAAATGATACATTACATCTTGCATCATATCAGAGGTCAAAATAA